One window of Candidatus Baltobacteraceae bacterium genomic DNA carries:
- a CDS encoding VWA domain-containing protein — MRFDAPWLLFVGAIAAVALAALYRRAETRVDAQALRYSNVAFLRSAMRPRAWITTALRTGWIVALAALVIGAAGPHLTLPMPVRDGNVFICIDTSGSMASSDITPTRAQAADGAARAFVEEAPPGVRIGIITFSGSAELIAPLSADKEATLAAIDQIPPPNGATAIGDALRLAASEFPPVGHRVVILITDGVNNTGVDPQEMAEYFGAHHVPIYTIGIGTPNGDVIGGEESTIDEGALESYAQVSGGAYARAENATQLHAALVQLGRVTTIERRSIAAAPGFFVAAALVLAATLLAGLSLGRFP; from the coding sequence ATGAGGTTTGACGCGCCGTGGCTGTTGTTCGTTGGAGCCATCGCGGCGGTCGCGCTCGCCGCGCTCTACCGCCGCGCCGAAACGCGTGTCGACGCGCAAGCGCTGCGGTATTCGAACGTTGCGTTTCTGCGCTCGGCAATGCGCCCGCGCGCATGGATCACCACCGCGCTGCGGACCGGCTGGATCGTCGCACTCGCGGCACTGGTGATCGGCGCGGCCGGTCCGCACCTCACCTTGCCGATGCCGGTTCGGGACGGCAACGTCTTCATCTGCATCGACACCTCCGGATCGATGGCGTCCAGCGATATCACGCCGACCCGTGCGCAGGCGGCCGACGGTGCCGCGCGCGCGTTCGTCGAGGAAGCCCCGCCCGGCGTTCGGATCGGGATCATCACGTTCTCGGGGAGCGCCGAATTGATCGCACCGCTCAGCGCCGACAAAGAGGCGACGCTCGCGGCGATCGATCAGATCCCGCCCCCGAACGGTGCGACGGCGATCGGCGATGCGCTGCGCTTGGCGGCGAGCGAGTTTCCGCCGGTCGGGCATCGCGTGGTGATCTTGATCACCGACGGGGTCAATAACACGGGCGTCGATCCCCAAGAGATGGCGGAATATTTTGGGGCGCATCACGTGCCGATCTACACGATCGGCATCGGCACACCGAACGGCGACGTGATCGGCGGCGAGGAATCGACCATCGACGAGGGCGCCCTCGAGTCCTACGCCCAAGTCAGCGGCGGAGCGTACGCGCGCGCTGAAAATGCCACCCAACTTCATGCCGCCTTGGTACAGCTCGGGCGCGTAACCACGATCGAACGCCGTTCGATCGCCGCCGCTCCGGGATTCTTCGTCGCGGCGGCACTGGTGCTGGCGGCAACGCTGCTGGCCGGTCTTTCACTAGGGAGGTTCCCATGA
- a CDS encoding DUF58 domain-containing protein produces MRDALLRGRRRPRLFGGGSPTMYRGDGYEFVELRAYVPGDDVRRIDWAATARAGELQTRVVLEDVGLTLAALVDDSPSMEVGRTRTLAQAAQESVRAWFNCARSGDRLLRVGSDYVGAAQAPVTTRFELFGALETARAALRRGTALLAVGDWFELDARHDAVLARLGAWCDCTALIARDPWYDGLPLGGVVRFAGAEGGALRVYVGRRERTAFARSVREREAALAQRFERAGWRTGILHEDDGAASLCAAFGARA; encoded by the coding sequence TTGCGCGACGCACTGCTGCGCGGACGACGCCGTCCGCGGCTCTTCGGTGGGGGCTCGCCGACGATGTATCGCGGCGACGGCTACGAGTTCGTCGAGCTGCGGGCGTACGTACCCGGTGACGACGTGCGGCGAATCGATTGGGCCGCTACCGCGCGCGCCGGTGAACTGCAGACGCGGGTGGTGCTCGAAGACGTCGGGTTGACGTTGGCGGCGTTGGTCGACGACTCACCCTCGATGGAGGTCGGACGCACACGAACGCTCGCGCAGGCCGCCCAAGAATCGGTGCGCGCGTGGTTCAACTGCGCACGCAGCGGCGACCGCTTGTTGCGCGTCGGCTCCGATTATGTCGGCGCCGCTCAGGCGCCGGTAACGACGCGCTTCGAGTTATTCGGCGCGCTGGAGACCGCGCGCGCCGCGCTGCGGCGCGGCACCGCGCTGCTTGCGGTCGGCGATTGGTTCGAACTCGACGCGCGCCATGACGCCGTCCTCGCGCGGCTGGGCGCATGGTGCGATTGCACCGCTTTGATCGCCCGCGATCCGTGGTACGACGGTCTGCCGCTCGGCGGAGTCGTGCGCTTTGCCGGTGCCGAAGGCGGAGCGCTTCGCGTCTACGTCGGCCGGCGCGAACGCACGGCGTTCGCGCGCAGCGTACGCGAGCGCGAAGCGGCGCTCGCGCAACGTTTCGAACGGGCAGGCTGGCGGACGGGCATCCTGCACGAAGACGACGGGGCGGCGTCTCTGTGCGCGGCCTTTGGTGCACGCGCATGA
- the carB gene encoding carbamoyl-phosphate synthase large subunit: protein MIGSGPIVIGQAAEFDYAGVQACRALREEGHRVVLVNSNPATIMTDPEIADAVYLEPLTVPSLEAIIARERPDALLPTLGGQTGLNLAVELDDAGVLERFGVELLGTPVETIKLAEDRERFKAKMIEIGEPVPESVIITDVEQGIGFAALAGYPLVVRPAYTLGGTGGGVVYSEAELRERLDAGLNASLIHQALLETSLLGWKEIEYEVLRDGADNCIIVCNMENIDPVGVHTGDSIVVAPSQTLSDLDYQMLRSASLNVIRALNVQGGCNIQFALHPTSSEYAIIEVNPRVSRSSALASKATGYPIAKISTRIALGQTLDEIPNPVTGVTKAAYEPTLDYCVVKIPRWPFDKFPLADTLLGTQMKSTGEAMGIGRTFRAALMKAVRGLDLRRESLTGGEYLEWSETELEEIVVRPTDERLFAVAELLRRAGPGGRDACVERIHASSAIDRFWLWQICDIVDEEGEPHEAAEGSEHRTCDRPKGGGIVFRMVDTAAAEFPAKSPYYYLSSGEMDEMRATPHEAVVVVGSGPIRIGQGIEFDYSCVHAAWALRAAEKSAVIVNNNPETVSTDFDVSDALVFEPPGADEVEAAYRATNASGVMLAFGGQTAINLARELSRRNVRIIGSDRASLDMAEDRAQFDAALARLSVARPEGKAATSFREARVFARALGFPVLVRPSFVLGGRAMEIIYNEGQLASYAESAPPILPGAPLLVDKYLRGLEVEVDAVFDGEDILIPGIFEHIERAGIHSGDSISVYPTQTIDAAMEQRIVDVTAAIARELNIRGLINIQFVVHEGGLFIIEANPRASRTVPIIQKATGVNIVAAATRIALGERLRDMEYGTGLHPRTPFTVVKVPVFSFSKMRGVETVLGPEMKSTGEVLGIDDTFAGALRKGFIAAGVRLPGSGGRILVSIADEEKDESIPVMRRYSELGHTLVATPGTRTVLEAAGIECEAINKISDGSPHVLDLIGQRGVDLVINDAKGPRELSDNYKIRRAAVEASIACLTSLDTARALAEALESTAGPPRSLQEYQSQCVSP, encoded by the coding sequence GTGATTGGGTCTGGGCCGATCGTAATCGGTCAGGCGGCGGAATTTGATTATGCGGGCGTTCAGGCGTGCCGCGCGCTGCGCGAAGAAGGCCACCGCGTCGTCCTCGTCAACTCGAATCCGGCGACGATCATGACCGATCCCGAAATCGCCGACGCCGTCTATCTCGAACCGCTGACCGTCCCGTCGCTCGAAGCGATCATCGCACGCGAACGGCCCGATGCGCTCTTGCCGACGTTGGGCGGCCAGACCGGGTTGAATCTCGCCGTCGAGCTCGACGACGCCGGCGTACTCGAACGCTTTGGCGTCGAATTGCTCGGCACGCCGGTCGAAACGATCAAACTCGCCGAAGACCGCGAACGTTTCAAAGCCAAGATGATCGAGATCGGTGAACCCGTTCCCGAGTCGGTCATCATCACCGACGTGGAGCAAGGCATCGGTTTCGCCGCGCTCGCCGGCTATCCGCTCGTCGTGCGCCCCGCGTACACGCTCGGCGGAACCGGCGGCGGCGTCGTGTACAGCGAAGCAGAACTGCGCGAGCGGCTCGACGCCGGCCTCAATGCATCGCTGATCCACCAAGCGCTGCTCGAAACCTCGCTCCTGGGTTGGAAAGAGATCGAGTACGAAGTGCTGCGCGACGGTGCCGACAACTGCATCATCGTCTGCAACATGGAGAACATCGATCCGGTCGGTGTGCATACCGGTGACTCGATCGTCGTCGCGCCGTCGCAGACGCTCTCCGACCTCGACTATCAAATGCTGCGCAGCGCCTCGCTCAACGTGATCCGCGCGCTCAACGTCCAAGGCGGCTGCAACATTCAGTTCGCGCTGCACCCGACCAGCAGCGAGTACGCGATCATCGAGGTGAACCCGCGCGTCTCGCGCAGCTCCGCGCTGGCATCCAAAGCCACCGGCTATCCGATCGCCAAGATCTCGACGCGCATCGCGCTCGGGCAGACGCTGGATGAAATCCCCAACCCGGTCACCGGCGTGACCAAAGCGGCGTACGAGCCGACGCTGGACTACTGCGTGGTCAAGATTCCACGCTGGCCGTTCGATAAATTTCCGCTGGCCGACACGCTGCTCGGCACGCAGATGAAGTCGACCGGCGAAGCAATGGGGATCGGCCGCACGTTTCGTGCGGCTCTCATGAAGGCGGTGCGCGGTCTCGACCTCCGGCGCGAATCGCTCACCGGCGGCGAATATCTGGAATGGAGCGAAACCGAACTCGAAGAGATCGTCGTTCGGCCGACCGACGAACGTCTCTTTGCGGTCGCCGAGCTGCTGCGCCGCGCCGGACCCGGCGGCCGCGACGCGTGCGTCGAGCGCATCCACGCGAGCAGCGCGATCGACCGCTTCTGGCTGTGGCAGATCTGCGACATCGTCGACGAAGAGGGTGAGCCGCACGAGGCGGCTGAAGGTTCCGAGCACAGGACGTGCGACCGCCCGAAGGGCGGCGGAATCGTCTTTCGAATGGTCGACACGGCAGCGGCGGAGTTTCCGGCGAAATCGCCTTACTACTATCTTTCCAGCGGCGAAATGGACGAGATGCGCGCGACGCCGCACGAAGCCGTCGTCGTGGTCGGCAGCGGACCAATTCGCATCGGGCAAGGGATCGAGTTCGACTACAGTTGCGTACACGCGGCGTGGGCGCTGCGCGCCGCCGAAAAATCCGCGGTCATCGTGAACAACAATCCCGAAACCGTCTCGACCGACTTCGACGTGTCCGACGCGCTCGTCTTCGAGCCGCCGGGGGCGGACGAAGTCGAAGCGGCGTACCGCGCCACCAACGCCAGCGGCGTGATGCTCGCCTTCGGCGGCCAGACGGCGATCAATCTCGCGCGCGAACTCTCGCGCCGCAACGTACGGATCATCGGCAGCGATCGCGCGAGTCTGGATATGGCCGAAGACCGCGCGCAGTTCGACGCGGCGCTCGCGCGGCTGAGCGTTGCCCGGCCGGAGGGGAAAGCGGCCACCAGCTTCCGCGAGGCTCGCGTCTTCGCGCGCGCGCTGGGTTTTCCGGTCCTGGTGCGCCCGAGTTTCGTGCTCGGCGGCCGCGCGATGGAGATCATTTATAATGAAGGCCAGCTCGCCTCGTACGCCGAGTCGGCACCGCCGATTCTGCCCGGCGCGCCCCTCTTGGTCGATAAGTACCTGCGCGGACTCGAAGTCGAGGTCGATGCCGTCTTCGACGGCGAGGATATCCTCATTCCCGGGATCTTCGAACATATCGAGCGCGCCGGCATCCACTCCGGCGACTCGATCAGCGTCTATCCCACGCAGACGATCGACGCGGCGATGGAGCAGCGGATCGTCGACGTCACGGCGGCGATCGCACGCGAGCTCAACATTCGCGGCTTGATCAACATCCAATTCGTCGTGCACGAAGGCGGACTCTTCATCATCGAGGCCAATCCGCGCGCAAGCCGTACCGTTCCGATCATTCAAAAGGCCACCGGCGTGAACATCGTCGCCGCCGCAACACGAATAGCACTGGGCGAACGGTTGCGCGACATGGAGTACGGGACGGGTCTGCACCCGCGCACGCCGTTCACGGTCGTGAAAGTACCGGTCTTCTCGTTCTCGAAGATGCGCGGCGTCGAGACGGTACTCGGTCCGGAGATGAAATCGACCGGCGAGGTGCTCGGTATCGACGACACCTTTGCGGGTGCTTTGCGCAAGGGCTTCATCGCCGCGGGCGTTCGGTTACCGGGCTCGGGCGGTCGTATCCTGGTCTCGATCGCCGACGAAGAGAAGGACGAATCGATTCCGGTCATGCGGCGCTATTCCGAATTGGGTCACACGCTGGTCGCGACGCCCGGAACGCGCACCGTGCTGGAAGCCGCCGGCATCGAATGCGAAGCGATCAACAAGATTTCCGACGGTTCGCCGCACGTGCTCGATCTGATCGGGCAACGCGGGGTCGACCTGGTGATCAACGATGCCAAAGGTCCGCGGGAACTCTCCGACAACTACAAGATTCGGCGCGCCGCGGTAGAAGCGAGTATTGCGTGTTTGACCAGTTTGGATACGGCTCGGGCCCTCGCGGAGGCGCTCGAAAGCACGGCGGGGCCGCCGCGGAGTCTGCAAGAGTATCAATCGCAGTGCGTTAGCCCGTGA
- a CDS encoding AAA family ATPase, whose product MSTGPGIVRNAIERTIVGQKGVIEGLLLALLCGGHVLLEGPPGLAKTLACRSLADALHGEFKRIQFTPDLLPSDIIGTRIFDQRETAFSTVRGPIFANVVLADEINRAPAKVQSALLEAMQENQVTIGPETHRLPDPFIVMATMNPLDSEGTYALPIAQMDRFLLKIDLDYPSRTDEFAILERFAINRAPVIGPVATLEAVRAWRAAAHAVHVDDALKRYIVELVVVTREARHASIDYGASPRATLAIANLARAKALLDGRDYTVPDDVRAVAVAALRHRVGFNFRVGADGGPSRVLEELIARIPVP is encoded by the coding sequence GTGAGTACGGGACCGGGCATCGTACGAAACGCGATCGAACGCACGATCGTCGGACAAAAGGGCGTCATCGAGGGGCTCTTGCTCGCGTTGCTCTGCGGCGGCCACGTTCTGCTCGAAGGACCGCCGGGTCTGGCCAAGACGCTCGCGTGCCGCAGTCTCGCCGACGCACTGCACGGCGAATTCAAGCGCATTCAGTTTACGCCCGATCTCTTGCCGAGCGACATCATCGGCACCCGCATCTTCGATCAGCGCGAGACGGCATTCAGCACGGTGCGGGGTCCGATCTTCGCCAACGTCGTGCTCGCCGACGAGATCAACCGCGCGCCCGCGAAGGTGCAATCCGCCTTGCTCGAAGCGATGCAGGAAAACCAAGTCACGATCGGACCGGAAACACATCGCCTGCCCGACCCGTTCATCGTCATGGCCACGATGAATCCGCTCGATTCCGAGGGAACCTACGCTTTGCCGATCGCACAGATGGACCGCTTTCTGCTCAAGATCGATCTCGACTATCCCTCGCGCACCGACGAGTTCGCGATTCTCGAGCGGTTCGCTATCAACCGCGCGCCCGTGATCGGCCCCGTCGCCACGCTCGAAGCGGTACGCGCCTGGCGCGCCGCGGCGCACGCCGTTCACGTCGACGACGCGCTCAAGCGCTACATCGTCGAGCTCGTGGTGGTAACGCGCGAGGCCCGGCACGCCAGCATCGATTACGGCGCGAGCCCGCGCGCGACGTTGGCCATCGCAAATCTCGCCCGCGCAAAAGCGCTGCTGGACGGACGTGACTACACCGTCCCCGATGACGTGCGCGCGGTGGCCGTCGCCGCCTTGCGGCATCGCGTCGGTTTCAACTTCCGCGTCGGCGCCGACGGTGGTCCCTCGCGCGTGCTCGAAGAGCTGATCGCGCGCATCCCGGTGCCGTAG
- the carA gene encoding glutamine-hydrolyzing carbamoyl-phosphate synthase small subunit, with product MTSIPASLFLADGSRFDGSGLDYQGLALGEAVFYTGMTGYEEALTDPSYAGQILTFTYPLIGNYGVSGSAAQYPRACVSGAIVKEIAYHPSHYLSKMSLPAWLDEQRVPTMVGADTRAVTIALREHGTIWAAIAVGEAALERAEDELARFVRTATTAHLVPSVAAREPHVEGTRGGARVALIDCGVKRAILRELTALGSEVTVLPYDATEEDVLEGDPDAIFISPGPGDPTDLQGTVETLRALIGRKPLFGICLGHQLLALACGAQTYKLPYGHRGGNQPVKDLIEHEVLITAHNHGYAVDARSLPDDLEATMTNLNDGTNEGFRHRRLPIAAVQFHPEASPGPFDARRLFAQWLGSISSVR from the coding sequence ATGACCAGCATCCCCGCGTCGCTCTTTCTCGCCGACGGCTCGCGCTTCGACGGCAGCGGTCTCGACTATCAGGGATTGGCCCTCGGCGAAGCGGTTTTTTACACCGGCATGACCGGCTACGAAGAGGCGCTGACCGATCCGTCGTACGCGGGGCAGATCCTGACCTTCACCTATCCGCTGATCGGAAATTACGGCGTCTCGGGGAGTGCCGCGCAATATCCGCGCGCGTGCGTTTCGGGCGCGATCGTCAAAGAGATCGCCTACCATCCTTCACATTACCTGAGCAAGATGAGCCTGCCGGCGTGGCTCGACGAGCAGCGCGTTCCGACGATGGTCGGCGCCGACACGCGCGCCGTCACTATCGCGCTGCGCGAGCACGGAACGATTTGGGCGGCGATTGCCGTCGGCGAAGCCGCGCTCGAGCGGGCTGAGGACGAGCTTGCGCGTTTCGTACGCACCGCAACGACCGCGCATTTGGTTCCGAGCGTTGCCGCGCGCGAACCTCACGTCGAGGGAACGCGCGGCGGTGCGCGTGTAGCACTGATCGACTGCGGGGTCAAACGCGCGATATTGCGGGAGCTCACGGCACTGGGCAGCGAGGTCACCGTGCTACCCTACGATGCGACCGAAGAAGACGTGCTCGAAGGTGATCCGGATGCAATCTTCATCTCGCCGGGTCCGGGCGATCCGACCGATCTCCAAGGGACGGTCGAAACGCTGCGCGCGCTGATCGGGCGCAAGCCGCTCTTCGGCATTTGCCTCGGACATCAACTGCTCGCGCTCGCGTGCGGTGCGCAAACGTACAAATTGCCGTACGGACATCGAGGCGGAAATCAGCCGGTGAAGGATCTGATCGAACACGAAGTGCTGATCACTGCGCACAATCACGGCTATGCGGTCGACGCCCGTTCGTTGCCCGATGATTTGGAAGCGACGATGACCAACCTCAATGACGGGACGAACGAGGGATTCCGGCATCGCCGCCTTCCGATTGCGGCGGTACAATTTCATCCCGAAGCCTCGCCGGGACCGTTCGACGCGCGCCGTCTCTTCGCCCAATGGCTCGGCTCGATTTCGTCCGTTCGCTAG
- a CDS encoding MarC family protein, with the protein MDWHFGATAFATAITIIDPIGMIPITAATTAHFESGKRNRIVDQAVIVAAVVMFAMGLVGPWLLDYLGITLPAFGIAGGILLLLIAIDMLFARPTGARATSEEERRAREGENPAVFPLAIPMIAGPGTLATVLLLVNLTHGNPGRIALVFVAYAAALAIAWLCMRGAARYLHRLGTTGIHVITRVLGIILASLAVQFVINGLIQTPLFRH; encoded by the coding sequence ATGGACTGGCACTTTGGCGCCACCGCGTTTGCGACGGCGATCACGATCATCGACCCGATCGGCATGATCCCGATCACGGCCGCGACGACCGCGCACTTCGAGAGCGGCAAGCGCAACCGCATCGTCGATCAGGCGGTGATCGTTGCGGCGGTCGTGATGTTCGCGATGGGTCTGGTCGGACCATGGCTGCTCGACTATCTCGGGATCACCCTACCTGCATTCGGGATCGCCGGCGGCATTCTGCTCCTCCTGATTGCGATCGACATGCTCTTCGCACGCCCAACCGGCGCACGCGCCACGAGCGAAGAGGAACGCCGCGCGCGCGAAGGCGAAAACCCGGCGGTCTTTCCGCTCGCGATTCCGATGATTGCCGGCCCCGGAACGCTCGCGACCGTCCTCTTGCTGGTGAACCTCACGCACGGAAATCCGGGGCGGATCGCCTTGGTCTTCGTTGCCTACGCTGCGGCGCTCGCAATCGCGTGGTTATGCATGCGCGGGGCGGCACGGTATCTGCATCGCCTCGGAACGACCGGGATTCACGTCATCACCCGCGTGCTGGGCATCATCCTCGCCTCGCTGGCGGTGCAATTCGTGATCAACGGCCTCATCCAGACGCCGCTATTCCGTCACTGA
- the pdxH gene encoding pyridoxamine 5'-phosphate oxidase — translation MSIETSRDPYESPPLRESDLSDDPIVQLRRWLDDAYAVPALGEPNAMTLATASPQGRVSARVVLLRGLDASGLSFYTSYFSRKAAELAVNPYAAATFFWAQLHRQVRVEGTVAQLSEDESDAYFATRPRGHQLSAWASEQSAMLDRRETLSERMQHFDERFAGEDVPRPHSWGGYVLRPDYVEFWQGQGSRLHDRLCYARVNSGWSIRRLQP, via the coding sequence ATGAGCATCGAGACGAGCCGCGACCCGTATGAGAGCCCGCCGCTTCGCGAGAGCGATCTCTCCGACGATCCGATCGTCCAACTGCGCCGCTGGCTCGACGACGCCTACGCGGTGCCGGCGCTGGGCGAACCCAACGCGATGACGCTCGCGACCGCAAGCCCGCAGGGGCGGGTCAGCGCGCGTGTGGTCCTGCTGCGGGGTCTGGATGCAAGCGGTCTTTCATTTTATACGTCGTACTTCAGCCGTAAGGCAGCGGAGCTCGCGGTCAATCCGTACGCGGCGGCAACGTTCTTCTGGGCGCAGCTCCATCGCCAGGTGCGGGTCGAAGGTACGGTCGCGCAACTTTCCGAGGACGAATCGGACGCGTACTTCGCGACCCGCCCGCGCGGACACCAGCTCTCGGCGTGGGCCTCGGAACAAAGCGCCATGCTCGACCGTCGCGAAACGCTGAGCGAACGAATGCAGCACTTCGACGAACGTTTCGCCGGCGAAGACGTTCCCCGGCCCCACTCCTGGGGCGGCTATGTGCTGCGCCCCGACTACGTCGAGTTTTGGCAAGGGCAAGGCAGCCGTCTCCACGATCGGCTCTGCTACGCGCGCGTCAATTCCGGCTGGTCGATCCGGCGGCTCCAGCCGTGA